TGCTCTCGAGCGTGTGCGTGTCCTGTATCCGTCCTCGTTGTCCGCCGCGAACGCCCGGGGTATCTTCGATGACCTGGTCGAAAGCGAGATCGCGAAACACAAAAAATGGATGGTCGTGAACACCGCCGCGATTCCCGTCGCCGTTCCATTGAGTCTCGTTCCCGGACCGAATCTTCTCCTCGCCTATCTGGCGTGGCGTAGCCTGACACACTACAAGACGAAGAAGGCGGGAGAAAGAGCGGCCGGACTTCCGGTCGATTTCGTGGCCGAGCCCCGACTGAACGAGCTCGTCGACCTCGTTCGCCGCTGGCCCATGCGAGCGCGCCTCCGCATCCGTGAGCTCGGCGAAAGCCTCGGTTTCGACCGCCTGGACCGCGCTTACGTTTGATCGAAGGTGCCTACATGTCATAGTGTCGACGAGCGCTTCCGGGAGGGCCACGATGAAGACGAGGCGGGACTTCGTTCTGGACGGCGCGCGGGGGCTTGCCGCGCTGGGATGGGGCTCGATGGCCATGAGTGAAGAAACGAAGCGAACAACGGGTTTCGTCTACGATGAGATCTATTTGACACACGTCATCCGACCGGATCACGTGGAGTCTCCGAAGAGGCTCCGTCGCATCCTCGAGGAGTTGAAGCAGCAGGGTCTCGAGACCGAGGTCACCAAGATCCGGCGCATGACCGAGCCCATGCCGCACATCGCCGCGCACCATCGGCCGCAGCACGTTGCTGGGATCGAGCGCCTGCCTACCACGGGAAAAGTTGCCGAAGCCGCCGTTGGAGGGGCCCTTGCCGCCATCAAAGCAGTCTCGGAAAAAACGGTGTCGAACGCTTTTTGCGCTTTGAGACCCCCGGGCCACCATGCCAACAACACGGGCGAGGAAGAGGGGTTCTGCTACTACAGCAACGCGGCCATCGCCACGAAATACGCCCAATCTCTCGGCCACGAGAAGGTGCTCATCATCGACTGGGACTACCACCACGGAAACGCGACCCAAAACGCCTTCTACGACGACCCCACGGTTCTGTTTTTCTCGAGCCACGACTGGCACGCCTATCCAGGAACGGGCGACCCTGCTCTCACCGGCGCGGGCGAGGGAAGCGGGCTCAACATCAACGTGCACCTCGAGTGCCACTCGCGCGACAAAGACATGCTCGACGCGTGGGACAGGAAGCTCCTTCCCAGCGCGGAGAAGTTCGAGCCCGACTTCATCATCATTTCGGCGGGCTTCGATAGTCGGCGCGAGGATCTCCTCGGCTGCTTCGACGTCACCGACGACGCCTTCGCCAGGATGACCCGCACGGCGATGGACGTCGCGAGGCGTCATTGCGACGGCCGAATCGTGTCGCTCCTCGAGGGCGGTTATAACGTGGATGGGCTCGCCAAGGCAGTCGCCGCGCACATCTCGGCATTACTATCAGGGTGATGGAATACTCAGCCCACCCTGCGCGAGCGGAGCGAGCCCGGCGCAATCGTCCGCATTCGGGCTGCTTCGAAGATATGAGATGTGAGCACGCAGTGCGAATAATTGCCGCGCCGTAAGCAGCCCGAGCCGGGGCGGCACGATCGATTACGGGTCCCGCCACGGCATTGAGCACTCAGCAGGCTGATGAAGAGTCGCTGAACCGCCGACGCTTGAGACGCATCGGCGACGTCACAACCTGGCGAGTCGCCCGAGTAAGTCGCTGGCATTCACAACGAGGTCGCGCACGACCTCTGCCGCAGGCATGAGATCGGAGACGAGCCCGGCGCTCTGGCCGGCGAGGAGACTCATCGACGCGATGTCTCCCGTCACCTCGGCGTTCGGGGGGAACCCCATGAAGCGCAGCAGCGGAAGTGTGTGGCCGGCGATGCGAGCTTCCCCGACGACCGGCTCGTCGGGCCGCGATTCGCTCCCTCGCGCTTCGCTCCCCAACCACTCCTCGACGAACGCCGTGCGAAGCGTGCGGTGAGGCGCATTCGGCCAGCCATGGCCGAAAAGCGTGGTCCGCACCGTGTGCGCTTCGGTGGCCGCGAGAACCTTTTGTTTGTAAAAAGGATGAGCGTGAGACTCCGGGGTGGCCAGGAATCGCGTCCCGAGGACGGCGGCTTGCGCGCCCAGGGCAAGTGCGGCCGCGAGACCCCGGCCGTCGGCGATCCCGCCCGCGGCCGCAACGGGCGCGGGCGCGATGGAATCGACGACTCGCGGGACGAGAGCCATCGTGGAGACTTCTCCTTCCACATGGCCCCCAGCTTCGACTCCCTGCGCGATCACGACGTCCACTCCAGCGTCCGCCATTCTACGCGCGGCCTCCACCGAGCCCACCTGGTGGATCACGAGAGAGCCAGCGCTGTGGATGGTCTCTGTGAGTGGCGAGGGTGGACCCCAGAAGAAGGAAACGGCGCGAACCCTTTCTTCGAGACAGACGCGCACCGCGTCTTCGTGAGGGAAGTGCAGGAGGAAGCTGACTGCGAACGGCTTCGTCGTTCGCGCACGGATCTGACGGATCTGCTCGCGAAGATGGTCGGGAGGACTGAGCTGGCTTTGAAGAATACCGAGCCCACCCGCCTCGCTCACCGCGGCGACGAGTTCGGGACCGGAGATGTCCGGCCCCATCGGGGCGAGAAAAACCGGATGCTCGATTCCAAGAAGATCGCAAAGTTTCGTACGCAACATGTTTTCGCCTCCCATGCCGTTTTGCCGGCACTTACTCGTGGACGACAATAGCCAACCGGTCCAAGGGAAGTCATATCGGAAAGGTTCAATTTCGGTTCGAATGATGAGTTCTGAGGGGCGCGTGCGATTCGGACGGTTCGAGCTCGACCATGCCGAGGGCCGACTCTGGCGAGGAGGGGAGCCCGTTCCGCTACGGCCAAAGAGCCTCGCGGTGCTCGGCCATCTTCTGAGTCGTCGCGGCAGGCTCGTCCCCAAGGAGGAGCTGCTGGAAGCGGTTTGGCCGGATACCTCGGTCTCCGATACCGTCTTGAAAGTGTGCATCCGGGAGCTGCGTGCGGCCCTGGGAGACCACGCCTCGAGTCCTCGTTTCATCGAGACAGCGCAACGGCGCGGCTATCGGTTCATCGCTCCGGTCTCCCGCGGCTCGCTTCCCGCTGCGCTCACGAGCTTCGTGGGAAGAGATCGCGAGCTCGTGGAGATTACCAACCTCTTTGGTGGCGCTCGCCTTCTCACGCTGACGGGCACCGGCGGGTGCGGTAAGACCCGGCTCGCGCTCGAAGCGGCCCGTCTGTTGGAGCAACCCGCCGAGGTTCATTGGGTGGAACTCGCTGACGTGAGCGCCCCGCATGCCGTCGCCTCCGCCGTGGCCTCTTCGCTCGGTGTCGTCGAGCAGCCGGGTGCAAGCGTCGAGGATCTGATCGCCCGGCGATTCGCCGGGCGCGAATCGTTGCTCTTGCTCGACAACTGCGAGCATCTCGTGGAATCGGTAGCGCTCCTCGGTCATCGGCTCCTTCGTTCCGCACCCGGCTTGCGGATTCTGGCGACGAGCCGAGAGGCCTTGAAAGTCGACGGAGAGGTAACCTTCGCCGTTCCCCCGCTGTCGGCAGACGAGTCGGAGCGGTTGTTCGTCGCACGAGCCAAAGCCGCGCGCACCGACTTCGCCGAAACACAGGAGAACGCCCCTTTGATCTCCGAGATATGCCGTCGGCTTGACGGCATTCCTCTGGCGATCGAGCTCGCCGCTTCCAGGCTCCAGGTGCTCACTCTCGAGCTCCTGGTCGAACGCATGGAAGACCGCTTTCGCGTCCTGGGAAACGGCGTTCGCGGAGGCGCATCTCGCCACCGGACCCTGCGGGCGATGATCGATTGGAGCTTCGACCTGCTAACCGACGAGGAGAGGAGGCTCTTCCGCCGGCTCTCGCTCTTTGCCGGAGGCTTCACCCTGGAGAGCGCCGAGGTCATCGGTGTCGACACGATCCTGACTCGCGAGCGGATACTCGAGACGCTATCTCGTCTGGTCGCCAAATCACTCGTACAGCTCGACCGTGAAGGACGGTACCGACTTCTCGAGACCGTCCGTCAGTACGCACGAGAAAAGCTCGAGAAGGAGGGTCATCTGGCGTCGGTTCGGGATCGATTTATCGACCACTTTGTCGCGATTGCGAAGGAGGCCGAGCCCCATCTGCGCGGCGGAGGAAGACGGGAGACGCTTGCGCGGTTGCGCGCCGAGAGCGGAAATCTTTCGGCAGCCTTGTCTCACGCGACATCGCGAACCGACGATCTTCGAGCTCTCGCTCTCGGGGCGTCGCTGTTCTGGTTCTGGTTCTTCGAGGGTCGATGGTCGGAGGGCCGGTCCTGGCTCGAACAGCTTCTCCTCGGGACGGACGCGGCGCCCGGGCATGACCGGGCGACCTGTCTCATGGCAACGGGGATTCTCGCCTGGACCGGAGGCGGCGAAGCGGAGGCACGTACGTACCTCGGGGAGAGCGCGAGGCTTTTCGGTGAGCTCGAGGACGACTCCGGACGGGCGATGGCTCTCCAGTTTCACGGGATGACTCTCCTTGGAGGCGGGGATCTCGGAGCCGCAAGACACGCCACCGATCGAGCGGTCGCCCACGCTCGGAACGCCGCCGCCGACTCGTTCGGGCTCGCGACGTCACTCGCGAGCCGGGGCATCGTCGCGCTTGCGGAAGTGAGATACCGAGAGGCCCGGGGGTTCCTCGAGGAAAGCGTCTCGATCGCCCGTCAATCCCGGGACGACTGGGTGCTCGCCTTAGGTCTACGCAACCTTG
The DNA window shown above is from Vicinamibacteria bacterium and carries:
- a CDS encoding histone deacetylase, which codes for MKTRRDFVLDGARGLAALGWGSMAMSEETKRTTGFVYDEIYLTHVIRPDHVESPKRLRRILEELKQQGLETEVTKIRRMTEPMPHIAAHHRPQHVAGIERLPTTGKVAEAAVGGALAAIKAVSEKTVSNAFCALRPPGHHANNTGEEEGFCYYSNAAIATKYAQSLGHEKVLIIDWDYHHGNATQNAFYDDPTVLFFSSHDWHAYPGTGDPALTGAGEGSGLNINVHLECHSRDKDMLDAWDRKLLPSAEKFEPDFIIISAGFDSRREDLLGCFDVTDDAFARMTRTAMDVARRHCDGRIVSLLEGGYNVDGLAKAVAAHISALLSG
- a CDS encoding nitronate monooxygenase; protein product: MLRTKLCDLLGIEHPVFLAPMGPDISGPELVAAVSEAGGLGILQSQLSPPDHLREQIRQIRARTTKPFAVSFLLHFPHEDAVRVCLEERVRAVSFFWGPPSPLTETIHSAGSLVIHQVGSVEAARRMADAGVDVVIAQGVEAGGHVEGEVSTMALVPRVVDSIAPAPVAAAGGIADGRGLAAALALGAQAAVLGTRFLATPESHAHPFYKQKVLAATEAHTVRTTLFGHGWPNAPHRTLRTAFVEEWLGSEARGSESRPDEPVVGEARIAGHTLPLLRFMGFPPNAEVTGDIASMSLLAGQSAGLVSDLMPAAEVVRDLVVNASDLLGRLARL
- a CDS encoding winged helix-turn-helix domain-containing protein encodes the protein MMSSEGRVRFGRFELDHAEGRLWRGGEPVPLRPKSLAVLGHLLSRRGRLVPKEELLEAVWPDTSVSDTVLKVCIRELRAALGDHASSPRFIETAQRRGYRFIAPVSRGSLPAALTSFVGRDRELVEITNLFGGARLLTLTGTGGCGKTRLALEAARLLEQPAEVHWVELADVSAPHAVASAVASSLGVVEQPGASVEDLIARRFAGRESLLLLDNCEHLVESVALLGHRLLRSAPGLRILATSREALKVDGEVTFAVPPLSADESERLFVARAKAARTDFAETQENAPLISEICRRLDGIPLAIELAASRLQVLTLELLVERMEDRFRVLGNGVRGGASRHRTLRAMIDWSFDLLTDEERRLFRRLSLFAGGFTLESAEVIGVDTILTRERILETLSRLVAKSLVQLDREGRYRLLETVRQYAREKLEKEGHLASVRDRFIDHFVAIAKEAEPHLRGGGRRETLARLRAESGNLSAALSHATSRTDDLRALALGASLFWFWFFEGRWSEGRSWLEQLLLGTDAAPGHDRATCLMATGILAWTGGGEAEARTYLGESARLFGELEDDSGRAMALQFHGMTLLGGGDLGAARHATDRAVAHARNAAADSFGLATSLASRGIVALAEVRYREARGFLEESVSIARQSRDDWVLALGLRNLGIVAFRENRHDEARALLRESVDVQARLSEKWFLSRSLETLAAVLAVTGVHETAARLLGAGEALRRDIGASVLAIYRPDYERAISALRNALPPERLRFLWGEGARLSLEEAIALALD